The Spirosoma radiotolerans genome has a window encoding:
- a CDS encoding efflux RND transporter permease subunit, protein MIQKLIFFSLKNRWIVVGLAVAIMGLGLWCFKLLKIEAYPDIADTNVIVISKYDGRAAEEVEQQVTIPIERVLNNVPHVTDRRSRTIFGLSVVQLNFDETVTDYFARQQIIERLSSAQLPDGVSPELAPLTTAVGEIYRYVIEAPASMTPMQLRDLQDWVIIPQLLQVPGLADVTTFGGPIKQYQVIPDPAKLRKFGLTLQDVIEAVQKNNQNTGGNIISRGGQGFAVRGLGALKSPDDVQNIVLKANEGVPILVRDVASVEINPPSPSGILGYRIPDEKLDVIGATEGIVLLRRGENPSEVLELLKEKIADLEARELPKGVHLRVLYDRGFLIDHSLETVAHTLIEGISIVAILLVLFLGSLRAALVVTVTIPFSLLFAFILMKLVGIPANLLSLGAIDFGIIVDGASVMAEHLIRRYRSSGPADRNQGIVNVTARSAGEVAREIFFSVTIIILAYMPILLMQRVEGKLFSPMALTLSFAVIGSLVCALTVIPVLISFAFRKVLAPDGKPLKEHKNFLLSPLERGYRWLLTSTLFRVPGLVVGVGMAIVLVMIGFGLKLGTEFLPELDEGSIFMRAFMPSGITIQENAKIAPKIRDIISRYKPVSFVITQSGRNDDGTDPFPTDRTEILIGLKDYSTWSDTISKKEIVRSMQGKLQEAFPGAFFSSGQPIIDQVMEIVTGSAADLAISVVGNDLTLMRAKADSIAALVKAMNGAVSVNIEQEGPQDQLAIKINRPAAARYGINVAEIENMIEAAIGGKAIGSIYDEAKRYDIVVRFTPESRGSIEAVRLLQVPSATGALIPMSELADIRYVQGQTNIYRINGKRMVTVRTNIRGRDQGGFVKEISEKVRQHVKIPEGYSVIYGGQYENLERAGGQLAVSIPLTIVVVFLFLFMLYGNVRDTLLTLTCLLFALAGGIGALLLRGYNFNVSAGVGFVSIFGISVMAGVLLVSALNRNLINNPKSLKEITIETAQEQFRAIMAIMVVAIIGLVPAAISSGIGSDVQRPLATVIIGGLTTTLFFAPLIIPPLFYLVNRRRPRPTALDSSGHPTPEPIEEGTEI, encoded by the coding sequence ATGATTCAGAAACTGATCTTTTTTTCCCTCAAAAACCGCTGGATCGTTGTTGGTCTTGCAGTGGCAATTATGGGGCTGGGGTTGTGGTGCTTCAAACTGCTTAAAATTGAAGCCTACCCCGATATTGCGGATACAAACGTTATTGTTATTAGCAAATACGATGGCCGGGCGGCTGAAGAGGTCGAACAGCAGGTAACGATCCCGATTGAGCGCGTGCTGAACAACGTACCGCACGTTACGGATCGCCGGTCGCGGACTATCTTTGGCTTGTCGGTGGTGCAGTTGAATTTTGACGAAACGGTTACCGATTACTTTGCCCGGCAGCAGATCATCGAACGGCTCAGCAGTGCCCAGTTGCCCGATGGCGTTTCGCCGGAACTGGCTCCGTTGACCACGGCTGTTGGTGAAATTTATCGCTACGTTATCGAAGCACCGGCGAGTATGACGCCCATGCAACTGCGCGATTTGCAGGATTGGGTCATCATTCCGCAGTTGCTTCAGGTACCCGGTCTGGCTGACGTAACCACCTTTGGCGGGCCGATTAAACAGTATCAGGTTATTCCCGATCCGGCCAAGCTGCGTAAGTTTGGCTTAACCTTGCAGGATGTCATTGAGGCTGTTCAGAAGAACAACCAGAACACCGGAGGAAACATCATTTCCCGGGGAGGACAGGGCTTTGCTGTGCGTGGCTTAGGGGCGCTCAAGTCGCCCGATGATGTTCAGAACATTGTGCTCAAAGCGAATGAAGGCGTACCGATTCTGGTCCGTGATGTGGCCAGCGTAGAAATAAATCCGCCGTCCCCTTCGGGTATTCTGGGGTACCGGATTCCTGACGAGAAACTGGACGTGATTGGAGCCACCGAAGGAATCGTTTTGCTCCGTCGGGGCGAAAACCCGAGCGAAGTGCTGGAGCTACTCAAAGAGAAAATTGCCGATCTCGAAGCGCGCGAACTCCCCAAAGGAGTTCACCTGCGGGTGTTGTACGACCGTGGCTTTTTGATTGACCACTCCCTCGAAACGGTTGCCCACACGCTCATCGAAGGTATTTCCATTGTGGCTATCCTGCTAGTGCTGTTTCTGGGTAGTCTGCGGGCCGCGCTGGTCGTTACGGTGACCATTCCCTTTTCGTTGCTGTTCGCCTTTATCTTGATGAAACTGGTTGGTATTCCTGCCAACCTGCTTTCGTTGGGCGCTATTGATTTCGGCATCATTGTCGACGGAGCCAGCGTCATGGCCGAGCACCTTATCAGGCGATACCGATCATCGGGACCGGCCGACCGGAACCAGGGTATTGTAAACGTGACGGCCCGATCCGCCGGGGAGGTAGCGCGGGAAATCTTCTTCTCGGTGACCATCATCATTCTGGCCTACATGCCCATCCTGTTGATGCAGCGCGTTGAAGGAAAGCTATTCAGTCCGATGGCGTTGACCCTGTCGTTTGCCGTAATTGGTTCGTTGGTTTGCGCGTTGACCGTTATTCCGGTTCTTATCTCGTTCGCCTTCCGTAAGGTACTGGCACCCGACGGTAAACCACTGAAAGAACATAAGAACTTCCTGTTATCGCCCCTGGAGCGCGGCTATCGATGGTTGCTCACGTCGACGTTGTTTCGGGTTCCGGGTTTGGTGGTTGGGGTTGGGATGGCGATTGTGCTGGTGATGATCGGTTTTGGCCTGAAGCTCGGCACCGAATTTCTGCCTGAGCTCGATGAAGGGTCTATCTTCATGCGGGCGTTTATGCCATCGGGCATTACCATCCAGGAGAATGCGAAAATCGCCCCCAAGATTCGGGATATTATCAGCAGGTATAAACCAGTAAGTTTCGTCATCACGCAGTCCGGTCGTAATGACGACGGTACGGACCCGTTCCCAACAGACCGCACCGAGATTCTGATTGGCCTGAAAGATTACAGCACCTGGTCGGATACAATTTCGAAGAAAGAGATTGTGCGGTCCATGCAGGGTAAGTTGCAGGAAGCCTTTCCGGGTGCCTTCTTTTCATCGGGGCAGCCGATTATTGACCAGGTCATGGAAATCGTGACAGGTAGCGCAGCTGACCTGGCCATTTCGGTGGTAGGTAATGACCTGACGCTGATGCGGGCCAAAGCCGATAGCATTGCTGCGCTGGTGAAAGCCATGAACGGTGCTGTCTCGGTAAACATCGAGCAGGAGGGACCTCAGGATCAGTTAGCCATTAAAATTAACCGGCCGGCGGCTGCGCGGTACGGTATCAATGTGGCCGAGATTGAAAACATGATCGAAGCAGCGATTGGCGGTAAAGCCATTGGGTCGATCTACGACGAAGCTAAACGCTACGATATTGTGGTGCGGTTCACACCCGAAAGCCGGGGAAGCATTGAGGCTGTTCGGTTATTGCAGGTGCCTTCGGCAACGGGTGCGCTCATTCCGATGAGTGAACTGGCCGACATTCGGTACGTTCAGGGCCAGACGAACATTTACCGGATCAATGGCAAGCGGATGGTGACGGTTCGGACCAACATTCGCGGACGTGACCAGGGCGGGTTTGTGAAAGAAATCAGCGAGAAAGTTCGGCAGCACGTCAAAATTCCGGAAGGCTACAGTGTCATCTATGGTGGTCAGTACGAAAACCTCGAACGGGCGGGTGGGCAACTGGCTGTCTCGATTCCGCTGACAATTGTGGTGGTATTTCTATTTCTGTTCATGCTGTATGGAAACGTCCGCGATACGCTGTTAACCCTTACGTGTCTGCTATTTGCGCTGGCTGGCGGTATTGGGGCTTTGCTGCTTCGGGGATATAATTTCAACGTTTCGGCGGGGGTGGGCTTCGTGTCGATCTTTGGTATTTCGGTAATGGCGGGGGTGTTACTTGTCTCAGCCCTGAACCGGAATCTGATCAATAACCCGAAGTCGTTAAAGGAAATTACCATCGAAACGGCACAGGAGCAATTCCGGGCCATTATGGCCATCATGGTTGTGGCGATCATTGGTCTTGTGCCAGCGGCCATTTCGAGCGGTATCGGCTCCGACGTTCAGCGGCCCTTAGCGACGGTTATCATTGGTGGGCTAACAACGACGCTGTTCTTCGCGCCACTCATTATTCCTCCTTTGTTTTACCTAGTTAACCGCCGTCGGCCCCGCCCAACGGCCTTGGATTCCTCCGGTCATCCAACACCGGAGCCCATCGAAGAAGGAACGGAGA
- a CDS encoding efflux RND transporter periplasmic adaptor subunit: MKLHPIVLLALLTVACKDKPKPVVTSIPHPTISTDGTRITFPDSLMMSPFTTQPARSGAIRTDFSAPGHVAAMVLRSTENPAERLVLFDEPSLSDNYTAILQHRINIQTERGNLERVKDLQAHGAASGKEVIEAQTQLANEEAAIISDEATLKLAGFDPEALRKARPNTILVVCEIPENQFGSIRKGLVCRLNFTAFPNERFVGVIDNVNDYVDNTTRQIKLRISVANPDGRLKAGMFAQAEFGVSEGNLMTVSRDAIVTVQGRDYVFIQTGPRAVERRAVELGQQRADRVVVQNGLKENDQVVTANVLQLKGLSFGY, encoded by the coding sequence ATGAAACTTCATCCCATAGTCCTGTTGGCCCTTTTGACTGTTGCCTGCAAAGACAAGCCAAAGCCAGTCGTTACCTCCATACCGCACCCGACCATTAGCACCGATGGCACACGCATCACGTTTCCAGATTCGCTGATGATGAGTCCCTTTACAACCCAACCGGCTCGGTCGGGGGCGATCCGCACCGATTTTTCGGCACCGGGTCATGTGGCGGCTATGGTTCTGCGGTCTACTGAAAATCCGGCGGAACGGCTGGTGTTATTCGATGAGCCAAGTTTGTCCGATAACTACACCGCTATCTTGCAACATCGCATTAACATTCAGACAGAGCGGGGTAACCTGGAACGAGTAAAAGACTTGCAGGCGCACGGAGCGGCATCGGGCAAAGAAGTAATTGAAGCCCAAACGCAGCTGGCCAACGAAGAAGCGGCTATTATCTCAGACGAAGCAACCCTGAAACTGGCTGGCTTCGACCCTGAAGCCCTTCGGAAAGCACGCCCGAATACGATTCTGGTGGTGTGCGAAATACCGGAAAATCAGTTTGGCAGTATCCGGAAAGGCTTAGTCTGTAGGCTGAACTTTACGGCCTTCCCCAACGAGCGGTTCGTGGGTGTTATTGACAACGTCAACGACTATGTCGACAACACGACCCGCCAGATTAAGCTACGGATTTCAGTGGCCAATCCCGATGGCCGATTGAAAGCGGGCATGTTCGCACAGGCTGAGTTTGGTGTGTCGGAAGGCAACCTGATGACCGTTTCGCGCGACGCGATTGTAACGGTACAGGGGCGCGATTATGTCTTTATCCAGACGGGTCCAAGAGCCGTTGAACGGCGGGCGGTTGAACTCGGGCAGCAACGTGCCGACCGCGTGGTGGTGCAGAACGGACTGAAAGAAAATGACCAGGTCGTTACGGCCAATGTGCTGCAATTGAAAGGCTTAAGCTTTGGGTATTAA
- a CDS encoding TolC family protein, with protein MIFQKTSLYLLCICSVITASAQTTLTLRQTLQQVRENSPALRVERLNINAAQADQITANLRPNPVLNNQTLFQLQQTPGAIVPSGEGVGVLNRQRRQFWLQATKEFDIHNKRAYRSRFAEANTNLAVRSVAETERGLLFDAANRYLDAWYARIQLALLQRAKANVDTLVQLNRVRLKDLVISSTDLTRTQLISDQYDIQTRTAQQDLRNRLNDLRLVIGAADSINVALNDSIINPAFSNPLSLYPSVNASADSLLQMATTTRTDVRVAEANLESARRNVDLQQVLAKPRNEAGLIWNPQNAIPYAGVFLTLELPVYSRNQGEIQKSRVLQEQAGQAAALVQRQIRAEVQTAYQSFTTSRQNIERYVAIRRDADRVLASVRYAYLRGATTLIDLLQAQSSWFETQTAYYQALYTHRQNYVRLLYVTGQINAY; from the coding sequence ATGATTTTTCAAAAAACAAGCCTATACCTACTGTGTATCTGTTCGGTTATAACGGCCTCTGCACAGACAACGCTGACCTTGCGGCAAACGCTTCAACAAGTGCGGGAGAATAGCCCGGCTCTACGTGTTGAGCGACTGAATATCAACGCGGCCCAGGCTGACCAGATTACAGCTAACCTGCGCCCTAATCCAGTACTAAACAATCAGACTCTATTTCAACTCCAGCAAACGCCCGGAGCTATAGTGCCGTCAGGAGAGGGCGTTGGGGTACTAAACCGCCAGCGACGACAGTTCTGGTTACAGGCGACAAAGGAGTTTGATATTCACAACAAGCGCGCGTATCGAAGCCGCTTTGCCGAAGCCAACACCAATCTGGCCGTGCGAAGTGTAGCCGAAACGGAACGAGGCTTGCTGTTCGATGCGGCCAACCGTTATCTGGATGCCTGGTATGCACGCATCCAACTGGCCTTGTTGCAGCGGGCTAAAGCCAATGTCGACACGCTGGTTCAATTGAACCGGGTTCGTCTTAAAGATTTGGTTATCAGTAGTACTGATCTTACCCGAACACAGTTGATCTCAGATCAGTACGATATTCAGACTCGCACTGCTCAGCAGGATCTTCGTAACCGGCTGAACGATCTGCGCCTGGTGATCGGCGCGGCAGACAGCATCAATGTGGCGCTCAACGACTCGATTATTAACCCCGCGTTTAGTAATCCGCTGAGTTTGTATCCGTCTGTGAATGCCAGCGCAGACAGCCTGTTACAGATGGCGACTACAACGCGTACTGACGTACGTGTTGCTGAGGCTAACCTGGAATCGGCCCGGCGTAACGTGGACTTACAGCAAGTGCTCGCCAAACCGCGCAACGAAGCTGGATTAATCTGGAACCCCCAGAATGCAATTCCTTACGCGGGTGTTTTTCTGACCCTCGAACTACCTGTTTACAGCCGTAATCAGGGCGAAATTCAGAAGTCACGGGTGTTGCAGGAACAGGCAGGACAGGCGGCTGCCCTGGTTCAGCGGCAAATACGGGCCGAAGTGCAAACGGCTTACCAATCGTTTACGACGAGTCGCCAGAATATTGAACGGTATGTAGCTATTCGGCGTGATGCCGACCGGGTGCTGGCATCGGTTCGGTACGCGTATCTGCGGGGCGCTACTACCTTAATCGACTTGTTGCAGGCACAATCGTCCTGGTTCGAAACGCAAACGGCTTACTATCAGGCGCTCTATACCCACCGTCAAAATTATGTCCGGCTGTTATACGTAACCGGGCAGATTAACGCTTACTGA